One window of the Prionailurus viverrinus isolate Anna unplaced genomic scaffold, UM_Priviv_1.0 scaffold_50, whole genome shotgun sequence genome contains the following:
- the SV2A gene encoding synaptic vesicle glycoprotein 2A isoform X3, with protein sequence MEEGFRDRAAFIRGAKDIAKEVKKHAAKKVVKGLDRVQDEYSRRSYSRFEEEEDDDDYPAPADGYYRGEGAQDEEEGGASSDATEGHDEDDEIYEGEYQGIPRAESGGKGERMADGAPLAGVRGGLGDGEGPPGGRGEAQRRKEREELAQQYEAILRECGHGRFQWTLYFVLGLALMADGVEVFVVGFVLPSAEKDMCLSDSNKGMLGLIVYLGMMVGAFLWGGLADRLGRRQCLLISLSVNSVFAFFSSFVQGYGTFLFCRLLSGVGIGGSIPIVFSYFSEFLAQEKRGEHLSWLCMFWMIGGVYAAAMAWAIIPHYGWSFQMGSAYQFHSWRVFVLVCAFPSVFAIGALTTQPESPRFFLENGKHDEAWMVLKQVHDTNMRAKGHPERVFSVTHIKTIHQEDELIEIQSDTGTWYQRWGVRALSLGGQVWGNFLSCFGPEYRRITLMMMGVWFTMSFSYYGLTVWFPDMIRHLQAVDYEARTKLFSGEHVEHVTFNFTLENQIHRGGQYFNDKFIGLRLKSVSFEDSLFEECYFEDVTSSNTFFRNCTFINTVFYNTDLFEYKFVNSRLVNSTFLHNKEGCPLDVTGTGEGAYMVYFVSFLGTLAVLPGNIVSALLMDKIGRLRMLAGSSVMSCVSCFFLSFGNSESAMIALLCLFGGVSIASWNALDVLTVELYPSDKRTTAFGFLNALCKLAAVLGISIFTSFVGITKAAPILFASAALALGSSLALKLPETRGQVLQ encoded by the exons ATGGAAGAAGGCTTCAGAGACCGGGCAGCTTTCATCCGTGGGGCCAAAGACATTGCCAAGGAAGTCAAGAAGCACGCGGCCAAGAAGGTGGTAAAGGGCCTGGACAGAGTCCAGGACGAATATTCCCGCAGATCCTACTCCCgctttgaggaggaggaggatgatgaTGACTACCCTGCCCCTGCTGATGGCTATTACCGTGGGGAAGGGGCCCAGGATGAGGAAGAAGGTGGTGCATCTAGTGATGCTACTGAAGGCCACGACGAGGATGACGAGATCTACGAGGGGGAATATCAGGGCATCCCCAGGGCAGAGTCTGGGGGCAAAGGCGAGCGGATGGCTGACGGGGCTCCCCTGGCTGGAGTAAGGGGGGGCTTGGGCGATGGGGAGGGCCCCCCTGGTGGCCGGGGGGAGGCACAGCGGCGGAAAGAACGGGAAGAACTGGCTCAGCAGTATGAAGCCATCCTACGGGAGTGTGGCCATGGCCGCTTCCAGTGGACACTCTATTTCGTGCTTGGTCTGGCACTGATGGCTGATGGTGTCGAGGTCTTTGTGGTGGGCTTTGTGCTGCCTAGTGCCGAGAAAGACATGTGCCTGTCGGACTCCAACAAAGGCATGCTAG GCCTTATAGTCTACCTGGGCATGATGGTGGGAGCCTTTCTCTGGGGAGGTCTGGCTGATCGGCTGGGTCGGAGGCAATGTCTGCTCATCTCGCTCTCAGTCAACAGCGTCTTCGCCTTTTTCTCATCTTTCGTCCAGGGTTATGGCACTTTCCTCTTCTGCCGCCTCCTTTCTGGGGTTGG GATTGGAGGGTCCATCCCCATTGTCTTCTCTTATTTCTCGGAGTTTCTGGCCCAGGAGAAACGTGGGGAGCATTTGAGCTGGCTCTGCATGTTTTGGATGATTGGTGGAGTGTATGCAGCTGCTATGGCCTGGGCCATCATCCCCCACTACG GGTGGAGCTTTCAGATGGGGTCCGCTTACCAGTTCCACAGCTGGAGGGTTTTTGTCCTCGTCTGCGCCTTCCCTTCTGTGTTTGCCATCGGAGCTCTGACCACACAGCCTGAGAGCCCCCGCTTCTTCCTGGAG AACGGGAAGCATGATGAGGCCTGGATGGTGCTGAAGCAGGTTCATGACACCAACATGCGAGCCAAGGGACATCCTGAGCGAGTCTTCTCA GTAACTCACATTAAGACAATTCATCAGGAGGATGAGTTGATTGAAATCCAGTCAGACACAGGGACCTGGTACCAGCGCTGGGGGGTCCGGGCCCTGAGCCTGGGAGGGCAG GTTTGGGGGAATTTCCTCTCCTGTTTTGGTCCAGAATATCGACGCATCACTCTGATGATGATGGGTGTGTGGTTCACCATGTCATTCAG CTACTATGGCCTGACTGTCTGGTTTCCTGACATGATCCGCCACCTCCAGGCGGTGGACTACGAAGCCCGCACCAAACTGTTCTCTGGGGAGCATGTAGAGCATGTGACCTTTAACTTCACTCTGGAGAATCAGATCCACAGAGGGGGACAGTACTTCAATGACAA GTTCATTGGGCTACGTCTGAAGTCAGTGTCCTTTGAGGATTCCCTATTTGAGGAGTGTTATTTCGAGGATGTCACTTCGAGCAACACATTTTTCCGCAACTGCACATTCATCAACACTGTGTTCTATAATACTG ACCTGTTTGAGTACAAGTTCGTGAACAGCCGTCTGGTGAACAGCACGTTCCTGCACAACAAGGAGGGCTGCCCACTAGACGTGACAGGGACTGGTGAAGGCGCCTACATGGTGTACTTTGTCAGTTTCCTGGGGACGCTGGCTGTACTTCCTGGGAATATCGTGTCTGCCTTGCTCATGGACAAGATTGGCAGGCTCCGAATGCTTG CTGGCTCCAGCGTGATGTCCTGTGTCTCCTGCTTCTTCCTGTCTTTTGGGAACAGCGAGTCAGCCATGATCGCTCTGCTCTGCCTTTTTGGGGGGGTCAGCATTGCATCCTGGAACGCGCTGGACGTGTTGACTGTTGAACTCTACCCCTCGGACAAGAG GACCACAGCCTTCGGCTTCCTGAATGCCCTCTGTAAGCTGGCAGCTGTGCTGGGGATCAGCATCTTCACATCCTTTGTGGGAATCACCAAGGCTGCCCCCATCCTGTTTGCCTCAGCTGCCCTTGCCCTCGGTAGTTCTCTGGCCCTGAAGCTGCCCGAGACCCGGGGGCAGGTGCTGCAGTGA
- the SV2A gene encoding synaptic vesicle glycoprotein 2A isoform X1 — translation MFWMIGGVYAAAMAWAIIPHYGWSFQMGSAYQFHSWRVFVLVCAFPSVFAIGALTTQPESPRFFLENGKHDEAWMVLKQVHDTNMRAKGHPERVFSVTHIKTIHQEDELIEIQSDTGTWYQRWGVRALSLGGQVWGNFLSCFGPEYRRITLMMMGVWFTMSFSYYGLTVWFPDMIRHLQAVDYEARTKLFSGEHVEHVTFNFTLENQIHRGGQYFNDKFIGLRLKSVSFEDSLFEECYFEDVTSSNTFFRNCTFINTVFYNTDLFEYKFVNSRLVNSTFLHNKEGCPLDVTGTGEGAYMVYFVSFLGTLAVLPGNIVSALLMDKIGRLRMLAGSSVMSCVSCFFLSFGNSESAMIALLCLFGGVSIASWNALDVLTVELYPSDKRTTAFGFLNALCKLAAVLGISIFTSFVGITKAAPILFASAALALGSSLALKLPETRGQVLQ, via the exons ATGTTTTGGATGATTGGTGGAGTGTATGCAGCTGCTATGGCCTGGGCCATCATCCCCCACTACG GGTGGAGCTTTCAGATGGGGTCCGCTTACCAGTTCCACAGCTGGAGGGTTTTTGTCCTCGTCTGCGCCTTCCCTTCTGTGTTTGCCATCGGAGCTCTGACCACACAGCCTGAGAGCCCCCGCTTCTTCCTGGAG AACGGGAAGCATGATGAGGCCTGGATGGTGCTGAAGCAGGTTCATGACACCAACATGCGAGCCAAGGGACATCCTGAGCGAGTCTTCTCA GTAACTCACATTAAGACAATTCATCAGGAGGATGAGTTGATTGAAATCCAGTCAGACACAGGGACCTGGTACCAGCGCTGGGGGGTCCGGGCCCTGAGCCTGGGAGGGCAG GTTTGGGGGAATTTCCTCTCCTGTTTTGGTCCAGAATATCGACGCATCACTCTGATGATGATGGGTGTGTGGTTCACCATGTCATTCAG CTACTATGGCCTGACTGTCTGGTTTCCTGACATGATCCGCCACCTCCAGGCGGTGGACTACGAAGCCCGCACCAAACTGTTCTCTGGGGAGCATGTAGAGCATGTGACCTTTAACTTCACTCTGGAGAATCAGATCCACAGAGGGGGACAGTACTTCAATGACAA GTTCATTGGGCTACGTCTGAAGTCAGTGTCCTTTGAGGATTCCCTATTTGAGGAGTGTTATTTCGAGGATGTCACTTCGAGCAACACATTTTTCCGCAACTGCACATTCATCAACACTGTGTTCTATAATACTG ACCTGTTTGAGTACAAGTTCGTGAACAGCCGTCTGGTGAACAGCACGTTCCTGCACAACAAGGAGGGCTGCCCACTAGACGTGACAGGGACTGGTGAAGGCGCCTACATGGTGTACTTTGTCAGTTTCCTGGGGACGCTGGCTGTACTTCCTGGGAATATCGTGTCTGCCTTGCTCATGGACAAGATTGGCAGGCTCCGAATGCTTG CTGGCTCCAGCGTGATGTCCTGTGTCTCCTGCTTCTTCCTGTCTTTTGGGAACAGCGAGTCAGCCATGATCGCTCTGCTCTGCCTTTTTGGGGGGGTCAGCATTGCATCCTGGAACGCGCTGGACGTGTTGACTGTTGAACTCTACCCCTCGGACAAGAG GACCACAGCCTTCGGCTTCCTGAATGCCCTCTGTAAGCTGGCAGCTGTGCTGGGGATCAGCATCTTCACATCCTTTGTGGGAATCACCAAGGCTGCCCCCATCCTGTTTGCCTCAGCTGCCCTTGCCCTCGGTAGTTCTCTGGCCCTGAAGCTGCCCGAGACCCGGGGGCAGGTGCTGCAGTGA
- the SV2A gene encoding synaptic vesicle glycoprotein 2A isoform X2, producing the protein MQLLWPGPSSPTTNGKHDEAWMVLKQVHDTNMRAKGHPERVFSVTHIKTIHQEDELIEIQSDTGTWYQRWGVRALSLGGQVWGNFLSCFGPEYRRITLMMMGVWFTMSFSYYGLTVWFPDMIRHLQAVDYEARTKLFSGEHVEHVTFNFTLENQIHRGGQYFNDKFIGLRLKSVSFEDSLFEECYFEDVTSSNTFFRNCTFINTVFYNTDLFEYKFVNSRLVNSTFLHNKEGCPLDVTGTGEGAYMVYFVSFLGTLAVLPGNIVSALLMDKIGRLRMLAGSSVMSCVSCFFLSFGNSESAMIALLCLFGGVSIASWNALDVLTVELYPSDKRTTAFGFLNALCKLAAVLGISIFTSFVGITKAAPILFASAALALGSSLALKLPETRGQVLQ; encoded by the exons ATGCAGCTGCTATGGCCTGGGCCATCATCCCCCACTACG AACGGGAAGCATGATGAGGCCTGGATGGTGCTGAAGCAGGTTCATGACACCAACATGCGAGCCAAGGGACATCCTGAGCGAGTCTTCTCA GTAACTCACATTAAGACAATTCATCAGGAGGATGAGTTGATTGAAATCCAGTCAGACACAGGGACCTGGTACCAGCGCTGGGGGGTCCGGGCCCTGAGCCTGGGAGGGCAG GTTTGGGGGAATTTCCTCTCCTGTTTTGGTCCAGAATATCGACGCATCACTCTGATGATGATGGGTGTGTGGTTCACCATGTCATTCAG CTACTATGGCCTGACTGTCTGGTTTCCTGACATGATCCGCCACCTCCAGGCGGTGGACTACGAAGCCCGCACCAAACTGTTCTCTGGGGAGCATGTAGAGCATGTGACCTTTAACTTCACTCTGGAGAATCAGATCCACAGAGGGGGACAGTACTTCAATGACAA GTTCATTGGGCTACGTCTGAAGTCAGTGTCCTTTGAGGATTCCCTATTTGAGGAGTGTTATTTCGAGGATGTCACTTCGAGCAACACATTTTTCCGCAACTGCACATTCATCAACACTGTGTTCTATAATACTG ACCTGTTTGAGTACAAGTTCGTGAACAGCCGTCTGGTGAACAGCACGTTCCTGCACAACAAGGAGGGCTGCCCACTAGACGTGACAGGGACTGGTGAAGGCGCCTACATGGTGTACTTTGTCAGTTTCCTGGGGACGCTGGCTGTACTTCCTGGGAATATCGTGTCTGCCTTGCTCATGGACAAGATTGGCAGGCTCCGAATGCTTG CTGGCTCCAGCGTGATGTCCTGTGTCTCCTGCTTCTTCCTGTCTTTTGGGAACAGCGAGTCAGCCATGATCGCTCTGCTCTGCCTTTTTGGGGGGGTCAGCATTGCATCCTGGAACGCGCTGGACGTGTTGACTGTTGAACTCTACCCCTCGGACAAGAG GACCACAGCCTTCGGCTTCCTGAATGCCCTCTGTAAGCTGGCAGCTGTGCTGGGGATCAGCATCTTCACATCCTTTGTGGGAATCACCAAGGCTGCCCCCATCCTGTTTGCCTCAGCTGCCCTTGCCCTCGGTAGTTCTCTGGCCCTGAAGCTGCCCGAGACCCGGGGGCAGGTGCTGCAGTGA
- the BOLA1 gene encoding bolA-like protein 1 isoform X2 — MLSVQLVGRLFSMAGRVCLSRSSAGLGTVGPVEAAIRTKLEQALNPEVLELRNESGGHAVPPGSETHFRVAVRNFQVRPHPILQPRPKQKTREREPSLAKLFLQNKALFE, encoded by the exons ATGCTGAGTGTGCAGCTGGTCGGGCGCCTGTTCTCGATGGCCGGTCGTGTCTGTCTGTCCCGGAGCAGCGCCGGGTTGGGGACTGTCGGTCCCGTCGAGGCAGCCATTCGCACGAAGTTAGAGCAGGCCCTGAATCCCGAGGTGCTGGAGCTGCGCAACGAGAGCGGCGGCCATGCGGTCCCACCGGGCAGCGAGACACATTTCCGCGTGGCGGTG AGAAACTTCCAGGTCAGGCCCCACCCCATCTTGCAGCCAAGACCTAAGCAGAAGACACGAGAGCGAGAACCTTCTCTAGCTAAGCTGTTCCTTCAGAATAAG GCCCTGTTTGAATGA
- the BOLA1 gene encoding bolA-like protein 1 isoform X1: MLSVQLVGRLFSMAGRVCLSRSSAGLGTVGPVEAAIRTKLEQALNPEVLELRNESGGHAVPPGSETHFRVAVVSSRFEGLSPLQRHRLVHAALSEELAGPVHALAIQARTPAQWKENPQLDASPPCLGGSKKTRGTP, from the coding sequence ATGCTGAGTGTGCAGCTGGTCGGGCGCCTGTTCTCGATGGCCGGTCGTGTCTGTCTGTCCCGGAGCAGCGCCGGGTTGGGGACTGTCGGTCCCGTCGAGGCAGCCATTCGCACGAAGTTAGAGCAGGCCCTGAATCCCGAGGTGCTGGAGCTGCGCAACGAGAGCGGCGGCCATGCGGTCCCACCGGGCAGCGAGACACATTTCCGCGTGGCGGTGGTGAGCTCTCGCTTTGAGGGACTGAGCCCCTTGCAACGGCACCGGCTGGTCCACGCTGCGCTGTCTGAGGAGCTGGCTGGGCCGGTCCACGCATTGGCCATACAGGCACGGACCCCCGCCCAGTGGAAGGAGAACCCTCAACTGGACGCAAGCCCCCCTTGCCTGGGTGGGAGCAAGAAAACTCGCGGAACCCCCTGA